In Halobacteriovorax marinus SJ, the following proteins share a genomic window:
- a CDS encoding DUF1501 domain-containing protein, whose protein sequence is MKIKRRHFLTFTSLLALYPLSKFFQRSNHKGGREKRTEYKKYILLNVVESPSRWMFDTILRPTNNDKFIENQFIATGFAHIGQEPLDFSYEYKTFPHRGMNFPVMWNQSLPDSKGGSFVLKELAENMLIVRGCNMIFDGHEINSKRLDAPSIGDYSIAGLHDHTSPGLFPCLSLEGVKESGTAAQAYHSPSKNRIPIKHSHNHYVDYLLDSFLNSKEDDSSDALLEEILAQKFRRDHIGDFIKNLRQKKKIRNFVKENYSLIKKDYESAISKYQSLIDRSIRETRISNLTDKRIPGIKFPLTLKKRVHKDKTPFDIVDYIGAYKQGDRIIIEDDIRDIFKTAEIKELAKQMSLTEIALKYDLTNNIVMNISAITEMTTKTISLDDLEIKSSGDTVIISKKKEAKEEVLKISHEADSHETGSISTLVCDYLMWRAVASCTHELINRIKEHGKSQWENTLIHLTTEFEREPGEIDKGSHHGFTGHTSTFFSGSIKETSLIGNIYSISHDQTDVSPGCGTWGKGAPIDKLGNREMVYGNIATSIADFLGCPSPMPHEPRVFKLENGRIHSLVEAPTNKEFIKQSLKFEKPAAT, encoded by the coding sequence ATGAAGATAAAAAGAAGACATTTCTTAACTTTCACTTCACTCCTTGCGCTCTACCCTCTTAGTAAATTCTTTCAAAGAAGTAATCATAAAGGCGGGAGAGAAAAGAGGACTGAATATAAGAAGTATATTCTTCTCAATGTCGTTGAGTCTCCCTCTCGTTGGATGTTCGACACCATTCTAAGGCCTACAAATAATGACAAATTTATAGAGAATCAATTCATAGCGACTGGTTTTGCTCACATTGGACAAGAACCACTCGATTTTTCCTATGAGTATAAAACTTTTCCTCATAGGGGTATGAATTTTCCCGTTATGTGGAACCAAAGTCTTCCTGACTCAAAAGGAGGATCATTCGTTCTCAAAGAACTTGCTGAAAATATGCTCATAGTTCGCGGCTGCAATATGATATTTGATGGTCATGAAATAAATAGCAAGAGGTTAGATGCTCCCTCGATCGGAGACTACAGCATAGCTGGCCTGCACGATCACACCTCTCCAGGTTTATTTCCATGTCTTTCACTAGAAGGAGTTAAAGAAAGTGGTACTGCAGCACAAGCTTATCACTCCCCTTCAAAAAATAGAATCCCCATCAAACATAGTCATAACCACTATGTTGATTACCTCCTCGATTCATTTCTTAATTCAAAAGAAGACGATAGTTCTGATGCACTACTAGAAGAGATACTAGCGCAAAAGTTTAGAAGAGATCATATCGGAGATTTTATAAAGAACCTCAGACAGAAAAAGAAAATAAGAAACTTCGTAAAAGAAAATTACTCCCTTATAAAAAAGGACTACGAGAGTGCTATTTCTAAATATCAAAGCCTCATAGACAGAAGTATTAGAGAGACACGAATTTCAAATCTCACAGATAAGAGAATCCCAGGCATCAAATTTCCATTAACACTTAAAAAGAGAGTTCATAAAGATAAAACTCCCTTTGATATTGTTGACTACATTGGAGCCTATAAGCAAGGGGACAGAATCATTATTGAAGATGATATAAGAGATATTTTTAAAACAGCAGAAATAAAAGAATTAGCAAAGCAAATGTCCTTAACAGAAATTGCTCTTAAATATGATCTTACAAATAATATTGTAATGAATATATCTGCGATTACTGAGATGACTACAAAAACAATATCTTTGGATGATCTAGAAATTAAATCTTCTGGAGATACAGTTATTATTTCAAAGAAAAAAGAAGCTAAAGAAGAAGTACTTAAAATAAGTCATGAAGCGGATTCCCATGAAACGGGGTCAATATCAACTCTTGTTTGCGATTACCTAATGTGGAGAGCTGTTGCAAGTTGTACTCATGAGCTCATTAATAGAATAAAAGAGCACGGTAAGTCTCAATGGGAAAATACCCTCATTCACCTAACAACTGAGTTTGAGAGAGAACCTGGAGAGATAGATAAAGGTTCACATCATGGATTCACTGGCCACACATCTACATTTTTTAGTGGAAGCATAAAAGAAACATCTCTTATCGGAAATATTTATTCAATATCCCACGACCAAACAGATGTAAGTCCAGGTTGCGGAACGTGGGGAAAGGGTGCCCCTATTGATAAGCTTGGTAACCGAGAAATGGTATATGGAAATATCGCAACTTCAATTGCAGACTTCTTAGGATGCCCATCTCCAATGCCTCACGAACCTAGGGTATTTAAGCTCGAAAATGGAAGAATTCACTCACTTGTAGAAGCTCCTACAAACAAAGAATTTATCAAGCAATCATTAAAATTTGAGAAGCCGGCTGCGACATGA